A genomic window from Paenibacillus sp. FSL K6-0276 includes:
- a CDS encoding ABC transporter permease subunit: MDKLAVVPVNGKNPMNSKKPMGQRFKEFVIDYKRQWEIQSMIIPGIIFMIIFCFIPIYGLTIAFKSYTVIDTLDSAPWVGLDNFRIILSDKYFWDAVVNTLGISFLKLAIGFVIPIILSVMIYELSGGRFKKIVQTISYLPHFLSWIVLGGMLIAWFSSSGMFNEILLNLGIISKPVNILLDANKYWWIATLSDIWKEAGWGTILYLAIMSKIDPTYYEAAKIDGASRMRQIWNITLPNMKPIISLNLILTVSGLLGSNLDQTLVLMNSQNRVKAEVINSYVYRMGMTQGDFSYATAVGLGVSIVSVILLISANKVSNKLNDNQSVL, from the coding sequence ATGGATAAATTAGCCGTAGTGCCAGTGAACGGGAAGAATCCAATGAACAGTAAGAAACCTATGGGACAGAGGTTCAAAGAATTTGTGATTGATTATAAGAGACAATGGGAGATCCAATCCATGATCATCCCGGGAATCATTTTTATGATTATCTTTTGTTTCATACCTATTTACGGATTAACGATTGCTTTTAAGAGTTACACCGTAATTGACACGCTCGATTCTGCACCATGGGTTGGGCTTGATAATTTCAGGATTATTTTATCTGACAAATATTTTTGGGATGCTGTAGTCAATACCTTGGGGATCAGCTTTCTGAAATTAGCTATAGGTTTTGTCATTCCAATTATTCTATCTGTCATGATTTATGAATTAAGCGGTGGACGCTTTAAGAAAATAGTACAGACAATCTCTTATTTACCACACTTTTTGTCCTGGATCGTGCTAGGTGGGATGTTGATTGCTTGGTTCTCTTCCTCCGGTATGTTTAATGAAATTCTGCTCAATTTGGGAATAATTTCGAAACCGGTAAATATCTTGCTTGATGCGAACAAGTATTGGTGGATTGCAACGTTATCTGATATTTGGAAAGAGGCAGGTTGGGGAACGATTTTATACTTAGCCATCATGTCCAAAATTGATCCTACTTATTATGAAGCTGCCAAAATAGATGGGGCAAGTCGTATGAGACAAATTTGGAATATTACCCTACCTAACATGAAGCCTATTATCAGCTTGAATTTGATTCTGACTGTAAGTGGTTTATTAGGATCGAATCTGGATCAAACCTTGGTCTTGATGAATTCTCAGAATCGTGTCAAAGCAGAAGTAATTAATTCTTATGTGTATCGTATGGGTATGACGCAAGGTGACTTCTCTTATGCTACTGCTGTTGGTTTAGGTGTCTCCATTGTTTCTGTGATCCTACTGATTAGTGCCAACAAAGTATCCAATAAATTAAATGATAATCAATCAGTTCTGTAG